A single window of Callithrix jacchus isolate 240 chromosome 6, calJac240_pri, whole genome shotgun sequence DNA harbors:
- the NMB gene encoding neuromedin-B isoform X2: MAQGAGGARLLGGLLLFALLIAGVAPLSWDLPEPRNRAGKIRVHPRGNLWATGHFMGKKNLEPPSPFPLGTASHTSLRDQRLQLSHDLLRSLLLKKALGVSLSRPAPHIQYRRLLVQILQK; this comes from the exons ATGGCCCAGGGGGCGGGGGGCGCTCGGCTGCTCGGCGGCCTCCTGCTCTTCGCCCTGCTCATTGCCGGCGTCGCTCCACTCAGCTGGGATCTCCCGGAGCCCCGCAACAGAGCCGGCAAGATCCGAGTGCACCCGCGGGGCAACCTATGGGCCACCG GTCACTTCATGGGCAAGAAGAATCTGGAGCCTCCCAGCCCATTCCCATTGGGGACAGCTTCCCACACCTCCCTGAGGGACCAGAGACTGCAGCTGAGTCATGATCTGCTCAGGAGCCTCCTGCTAAAGAAGGCTCTAGGCGTGAGCCTCAGCCGCCCTGCACCCCACATCCAG TACAGGAGGTTGCTGGTACAAATACTGCAGAAATGA
- the NMB gene encoding neuromedin-B isoform X1: MAQGAGGARLLGGLLLFALLIAGVAPLSWDLPEPRNRAGKIRVHPRGNLWATGHFMGKKNLEPPSPFPLGTASHTSLRDQRLQLSHDLLRSLLLKKALGVSLSRPAPHIQEVAGTNTAEMTPIMGQTQQHGLDCAHPGKALNGTLVMAPSGCKSRAQISVTPLL; this comes from the exons ATGGCCCAGGGGGCGGGGGGCGCTCGGCTGCTCGGCGGCCTCCTGCTCTTCGCCCTGCTCATTGCCGGCGTCGCTCCACTCAGCTGGGATCTCCCGGAGCCCCGCAACAGAGCCGGCAAGATCCGAGTGCACCCGCGGGGCAACCTATGGGCCACCG GTCACTTCATGGGCAAGAAGAATCTGGAGCCTCCCAGCCCATTCCCATTGGGGACAGCTTCCCACACCTCCCTGAGGGACCAGAGACTGCAGCTGAGTCATGATCTGCTCAGGAGCCTCCTGCTAAAGAAGGCTCTAGGCGTGAGCCTCAGCCGCCCTGCACCCCACATCCAG GAGGTTGCTGGTACAAATACTGCAGAAATGACACCAATAATGGGGCAGACACAACAGCATGgcttagattgtgcccacccagggAAGGCGCTGAATGGGACCCTGGTGATGGCCCCGTCTGGATGTAAATCCCGAGCTCAAATCTCCGTTACTCCATTACTGTGA